One stretch of Streptomyces sp. NBC_00443 DNA includes these proteins:
- a CDS encoding sensor histidine kinase, with protein MSGRRRPRTQKRRAGQPRTLRTRLVVASLLLIAVVAAVIGTVTTLALRSHLYDQLDDRLREVSGRAAGFAPPGRDPGKKDSVDKPAQTFTLDQFVTRGPDSKEMVAAKVQNGLITEAKVSKESADSTEFSGMKATDLDEAQITALNSVSQDGNEHTVEIPDLGDYRVTYRTGDNGNYYVAIPTTDADQTLSTLILIEASVTAAALVAAGIAGTVIVGVATRPLRRVAATATRVSELPLHTGEVNLSERVPATETDPHTEVGQVGAALNRMLDHVHGALHSRQQSEMRVRQFVADASHELRTPLASIRGYAELTRRGREEVGPDTKHALGRIESEAGRMTFLVEDLLLLARLDAGRPLQFEQTDLIPLVVDTISDARAAGMDHNWRLDLPDEPALVSADAARLQQVLVNLLGNARNHTPPGTTVTARVQRRGPWLCVDVEDNGQGIPSDLLPHVFERFARGDSARSRATGSTGLGLAIVQAVATAHGGAVTVDSVPGRTVFTVHLPALRTPPSPEMSWQQHSQAQHSATTWAEQGA; from the coding sequence ATGAGCGGGCGACGACGACCGCGTACGCAGAAGAGACGGGCGGGTCAGCCGCGCACCCTGCGGACGCGGCTCGTCGTCGCGTCCCTGCTGCTGATCGCCGTGGTCGCCGCGGTGATAGGCACGGTGACCACACTCGCCTTGCGTTCCCATCTGTACGACCAGCTGGACGACCGGCTGCGCGAGGTCAGCGGACGGGCCGCAGGCTTCGCGCCTCCCGGCCGCGATCCCGGCAAAAAGGACTCGGTCGACAAGCCCGCCCAGACCTTCACCCTCGATCAGTTCGTCACTCGCGGCCCTGATTCGAAAGAGATGGTCGCCGCCAAGGTGCAGAACGGCCTCATCACCGAGGCCAAGGTCAGCAAGGAGTCGGCCGACAGCACTGAATTCAGCGGCATGAAGGCCACCGACCTCGACGAAGCCCAGATCACCGCGCTCAACTCCGTTTCTCAGGACGGTAACGAGCACACGGTCGAGATCCCGGACCTCGGTGACTACCGCGTCACCTACCGAACCGGCGACAACGGCAACTACTACGTCGCGATCCCGACCACGGACGCCGACCAGACGCTCAGCACCCTCATCCTCATCGAAGCCAGCGTCACCGCCGCCGCCCTGGTCGCGGCCGGTATCGCGGGCACGGTGATCGTCGGTGTGGCCACCCGCCCCCTCCGCCGTGTCGCCGCCACCGCCACCCGCGTCTCCGAACTCCCCCTCCACACCGGCGAGGTCAACCTCAGCGAACGCGTCCCCGCGACCGAGACCGACCCGCACACCGAGGTCGGCCAGGTCGGCGCCGCGCTCAACCGCATGCTGGACCACGTGCACGGCGCCCTGCACTCCCGCCAGCAGAGCGAGATGCGGGTGCGGCAGTTCGTGGCCGACGCCAGCCATGAGCTGAGGACGCCGCTCGCCTCCATCCGCGGGTACGCCGAGCTGACCAGACGCGGCAGGGAAGAGGTCGGGCCGGACACCAAGCACGCGCTCGGCCGTATCGAGTCCGAGGCCGGGCGCATGACCTTCCTCGTCGAGGATCTCCTCCTGCTGGCCCGGCTGGACGCCGGGCGGCCCCTGCAGTTCGAGCAGACCGACCTCATCCCGCTCGTCGTGGACACCATCAGCGACGCCCGCGCGGCCGGCATGGACCACAACTGGCGCCTCGACCTGCCCGACGAACCGGCCCTCGTGTCGGCTGACGCGGCCCGGCTGCAACAGGTCCTCGTCAACCTGCTCGGCAACGCCCGCAACCACACCCCACCGGGTACGACCGTCACCGCCCGGGTGCAGCGACGCGGCCCGTGGCTGTGCGTGGACGTCGAGGACAACGGCCAGGGCATCCCGTCCGATCTGCTCCCGCACGTCTTCGAGAGGTTCGCGCGCGGCGACTCCGCGCGCTCCCGGGCCACCGGCTCGACCGGCCTGGGCCTTGCGATCGTGCAGGCCGTGGCGACCGCGCACGGCGGTGCCGTGACCGTCGACAGCGTGCCCGGGCGGACCGTCTTCACGGTGCATCTGCCCGCGCTCCGCACGCCGCCGAGCCCCGAAATGAGCTGGCAACAGCACTCACAGGCGCAGCACAGTGCCACCACATGGGCGGAACAGGGCGCCTGA
- a CDS encoding bifunctional glycosyltransferase family 2/GtrA family protein → MRTDSSPGTLPAREHLPAGDAGTPVLDVVIPVYNEEKDLQPCVLRLHDHLKRTFPYAFRITIADNASTDTTPQVSRRLEAEVPEVKAFRLEQKGRGRALRTVWSASDAPILAYMDVDLSTDLNALLPLVAPLISGHSDLAIGSRLSRSSRVVRGAKREFISRTYNLILRGSLQARFSDAQCGFKAIRRDVAQVLLPLIEDTGWFFDTEMLVVAERAGLRIHEVPVDWVDDPNSTVHIVKTATDDLKGVWRVGRALATGSLSLDRLTRPFGDDPRDREIKDVPKGLARQLVGFCVVGGLSTLFYLLLYSGFRVFAGSQVANALALLVSAIANTAANRRLTFGVRGRGGAVRHQAQGLVVFGIGLALTSGSLAALNAASSDPGHSTELAVLIAANLAATVLRFLLFRAWVFPDRRDADATTAASHTPVPSPSSPTYSTVGAGSMAQPGHHGPLPQRPVTRGAPHHPFDTTQFRAGEAADGSWRDVTMQLQPVRPHDTDSRDSR, encoded by the coding sequence ATGCGAACCGACTCTTCTCCCGGCACCCTGCCGGCGCGGGAGCACCTCCCGGCCGGCGACGCCGGTACGCCTGTCCTGGACGTAGTGATCCCCGTCTACAACGAGGAGAAGGACCTCCAGCCGTGTGTGCTGAGACTGCATGACCACCTCAAGCGCACGTTCCCGTACGCGTTCCGCATCACGATCGCGGACAACGCGTCGACGGACACCACCCCCCAGGTGTCCCGGCGGCTGGAGGCGGAGGTCCCGGAGGTCAAGGCCTTCCGGCTGGAGCAGAAGGGCCGCGGCCGGGCTCTGCGGACCGTCTGGTCCGCCTCGGACGCCCCGATCCTCGCCTACATGGACGTGGACCTGTCCACCGACCTCAACGCCCTGCTGCCGCTGGTGGCGCCGCTGATCTCCGGCCACTCGGATCTGGCGATCGGCTCCCGGCTCAGCCGGAGCTCGCGGGTGGTGCGCGGCGCCAAGCGGGAGTTCATCAGCCGCACGTACAACCTCATCCTGCGCGGCTCGCTCCAGGCCCGCTTCTCGGACGCGCAGTGCGGCTTCAAGGCGATACGCCGCGATGTCGCCCAGGTGCTGCTGCCGCTGATCGAGGACACCGGCTGGTTCTTCGACACCGAGATGCTGGTGGTCGCCGAGCGCGCGGGCCTGCGCATCCACGAGGTGCCGGTCGACTGGGTCGACGACCCCAACTCCACGGTGCACATCGTGAAGACGGCGACCGACGACCTCAAGGGCGTGTGGCGGGTGGGCCGGGCCCTGGCGACCGGCTCGCTGTCGCTGGACCGGCTCACCCGCCCCTTCGGCGACGACCCGCGCGACCGCGAGATCAAGGACGTACCCAAGGGCCTGGCCCGTCAGCTCGTCGGCTTCTGTGTCGTCGGCGGCCTGTCCACCCTCTTCTACCTCCTCCTCTACAGCGGCTTCCGCGTCTTCGCCGGCTCGCAAGTGGCCAACGCGCTCGCCCTGCTGGTCTCCGCGATCGCCAACACGGCGGCCAACCGGCGCCTCACCTTCGGAGTGCGCGGCCGGGGCGGTGCCGTCCGGCACCAGGCGCAGGGCCTGGTCGTCTTCGGTATCGGCCTCGCCCTGACCAGCGGTTCGCTGGCTGCCCTGAACGCGGCGAGCAGCGACCCGGGCCACTCCACCGAACTCGCCGTCCTGATCGCCGCCAACCTCGCGGCGACGGTGCTGCGTTTCCTGCTCTTCAGGGCGTGGGTGTTCCCGGACCGACGGGACGCCGACGCGACGACGGCCGCCTCGCACACCCCGGTCCCGAGCCCGTCCTCCCCGACCTACTCCACGGTGGGCGCCGGCTCCATGGCGCAGCCCGGCCACCACGGCCCGCTCCCGCAGCGCCCGGTGACCCGGGGCGCTCCCCATCACCCGTTCGACACCACTCAGTTCCGCGCCGGTGAAGCCGCGGACGGCAGCTGGCGGGACGTCACCATGCAGTTGCAGCCGGTGCGCCCGCACGACACCGACTCCAGGGACTCGCGATGA
- a CDS encoding ArnT family glycosyltransferase, whose product MKPRTAAGGTSPCSCSRCARTTPTPGTRDDRSLRPADPRPRQRREPRHLGPSPPPPSAAPAPEAGAPEHPFVRRLWRGRPEDPRWARPAFLGLLLATLVLYLYNLSASGYANSFYSAAVQAGSQSWKAFFFGSLDAANAITVDKPPASLWPMALSVRLFGLSSWAILLPEVLMGVGTVAVVYAAVRRRFSPAAGLISGAVLAFTPVAALMFRFNNPDAMLALLMAVACYFVIRGLEDGRTKWLVWAGAAIGLAFLAKTLQAFLILPPLAIVYGVCAPVSVKKRIGQLAAGLVAIVVSGGWWVAIVELWPASSRPYIGGSQNNSFLELTFGYNGLGRLNGEETGSVGGGGGGGNGGGSWGETGWDRLFGSSIGGQISWLIPAALILLVAALVATRKARRTSVTRGSFLVWGGALITTMLVFSYMQGIFHEYYTVALAPYIAPLIGMGAALLWDKRDKVWAALSLAAAMTATAVWGYVLLNRSSDYLPWLKWLVLVGGLAAALGLVFAGRLGRQLTMGVVGLGLVAALAGPTAYTLTTVNEGHTGSIVTAGPAVAGGRGGGPGGGGGMGGGMPGQNQQGQQNQQGQGQNQQNGNGFPGGGMPGQGQQNGNGSTQNQQGQNQQQGGPGGRTGDGGGMGGGGAGGLLNGASVSDEAKELLEKNASEYTWVAAAIGAQNAASYQLSTGDPVMAIGGFNGTDPSPTLAEFKKYVTEGKIHYFISSGSGGGMGGSSSGTSSQITEWVEANFKQVTVGSSTFYDLTQQTSS is encoded by the coding sequence GTGAAGCCGCGGACGGCAGCTGGCGGGACGTCACCATGCAGTTGCAGCCGGTGCGCCCGCACGACACCGACTCCAGGGACTCGCGATGACCGTTCACTACGACCAGCAGACCCACGACCACGGCAGAGACGCGAGCCCCGCCACCTGGGGCCCTCCCCGCCACCCCCGTCCGCGGCCCCGGCGCCCGAGGCCGGTGCACCCGAGCACCCCTTCGTACGACGGCTGTGGCGCGGCCGTCCCGAGGACCCGCGCTGGGCCCGCCCGGCGTTCCTCGGCCTCCTCCTCGCCACCCTCGTCCTCTACCTCTACAACCTGAGCGCCTCCGGCTACGCCAACTCCTTCTACTCGGCGGCCGTCCAGGCCGGCAGCCAGTCCTGGAAGGCGTTCTTCTTCGGTTCGCTGGACGCGGCCAACGCCATCACCGTCGACAAGCCCCCGGCGTCCCTGTGGCCGATGGCCCTGTCGGTGCGGCTCTTCGGGCTGAGCTCGTGGGCGATCCTGCTCCCCGAGGTCCTGATGGGCGTCGGCACGGTGGCCGTGGTGTACGCGGCCGTACGCCGCCGGTTCAGCCCGGCGGCGGGCCTGATCTCGGGCGCGGTGCTCGCCTTCACCCCCGTCGCGGCGCTGATGTTCCGGTTCAACAACCCGGACGCGATGCTGGCCCTGCTGATGGCCGTGGCCTGCTATTTCGTCATCCGGGGTCTGGAGGACGGCCGTACGAAGTGGCTGGTGTGGGCCGGTGCCGCCATCGGCCTCGCGTTCCTCGCCAAGACCCTGCAGGCCTTCCTGATCCTGCCGCCGCTCGCGATCGTGTACGGGGTCTGCGCGCCCGTGTCGGTGAAGAAGCGGATCGGTCAGCTCGCCGCGGGCCTGGTCGCGATCGTCGTCTCCGGCGGCTGGTGGGTCGCGATCGTCGAGCTGTGGCCCGCCTCCTCCCGCCCGTACATCGGCGGTTCGCAGAACAACTCCTTCCTTGAACTGACCTTCGGCTACAACGGCCTCGGCCGGCTCAACGGCGAGGAGACCGGCAGCGTCGGCGGGGGCGGTGGCGGCGGCAACGGCGGCGGCAGCTGGGGCGAGACCGGCTGGGACCGGCTGTTCGGCTCCAGCATCGGCGGCCAGATCTCCTGGCTGATCCCGGCCGCCCTGATCCTGCTGGTCGCGGCCTTGGTGGCCACCCGCAAGGCCCGCCGTACGTCCGTGACGCGGGGTTCGTTCCTCGTCTGGGGCGGCGCGCTGATCACGACCATGCTGGTCTTCAGCTACATGCAGGGCATCTTCCACGAGTACTACACGGTGGCCCTCGCCCCCTACATCGCCCCGCTGATCGGCATGGGCGCGGCGCTGCTCTGGGACAAGCGCGACAAGGTGTGGGCGGCGCTGAGCCTGGCGGCCGCGATGACGGCGACGGCGGTCTGGGGTTACGTCCTGCTCAACCGCTCCTCCGACTACCTGCCGTGGCTGAAGTGGCTGGTCCTGGTCGGCGGACTGGCCGCCGCGCTGGGCCTGGTCTTCGCCGGCAGGCTGGGCCGTCAACTGACCATGGGCGTCGTCGGCCTGGGCCTCGTCGCGGCGCTGGCCGGCCCGACCGCGTACACCCTCACCACGGTGAACGAGGGTCACACCGGCTCGATCGTCACCGCGGGACCCGCTGTCGCGGGTGGCCGTGGTGGTGGCCCCGGCGGTGGCGGCGGCATGGGCGGCGGCATGCCCGGCCAGAACCAGCAGGGTCAGCAGAACCAGCAGGGCCAGGGCCAGAACCAGCAGAACGGCAACGGCTTCCCCGGCGGCGGTATGCCGGGCCAGGGGCAGCAGAACGGCAACGGCAGCACCCAGAACCAGCAGGGCCAGAACCAGCAGCAGGGTGGCCCCGGCGGCCGGACCGGTGACGGCGGCGGCATGGGCGGTGGCGGCGCGGGCGGCCTGCTCAACGGCGCCAGCGTCAGCGACGAGGCCAAGGAACTGCTGGAGAAGAACGCGAGTGAGTACACCTGGGTGGCCGCGGCCATCGGCGCCCAGAACGCCGCGAGCTACCAGCTCTCCACCGGCGACCCGGTGATGGCGATCGGCGGCTTCAACGGCACCGACCCGTCCCCGACGCTGGCGGAGTTCAAGAAGTACGTGACGGAAGGCAAGATCCACTACTTCATCTCCAGCGGCTCCGGCGGCGGCATGGGCGGCAGCAGCAGCGGCACGTCCTCGCAGATCACCGAGTGGGTCGAGGCCAACTTCAAGCAGGTCACGGTCGGTTCGTCGACGTTCTACGACCTGACGCAGCAGACCAGCAGCTGA